The Symphalangus syndactylus isolate Jambi chromosome 11, NHGRI_mSymSyn1-v2.1_pri, whole genome shotgun sequence genome contains a region encoding:
- the LOC129492743 gene encoding beta-defensin 108B-like, giving the protein MRIAVLLFTIFFFMSHALRARGKFKEICERPNGSCRDFCLETEIHVGRCLNSRPCFLPLGHQPRIESTTPKKD; this is encoded by the exons ATGAGGATTGCTGTCCTCCTCTtcaccattttcttctttatgagcCACGCTCTACGAG CCAGGGGCAAATTCAAGGAGATCTGTGAACGTCCAAATGGCTCCTGTCGGGACTTTTGCCTTGAAACAGAAATCCATGTTGGGAGATGTTTAAATAGCCGACCCTGCTTCCTGCCTCTGGGGCATCAACCAAGAATTGAGAGCACTACACCCAAAAAGGACTGA